The DNA region GCCGTTTGAGTGTTGCTACCTGTACGGCATCTGGAGAGGGTAGCGGAAGCCGGACTTCTCGTAGAGCTTGGCGTAGGCGTCGAGGTCCTCCTCGGTGAACCACTCCGGCAGGGGCGTGGACAGGTCGGCGAGGTCCATGATCTCCTGCCCTTCCTTCGCCGTCGGGATCTCGGCGCCGGCGAAGAGCACGTAGATGGTGCGCACCACCCGCCTCACGTCGTACCGGCCGAAGTCCGCCTCCGCCCTGCCCGGCTCCTGGCagagacaaaaaaaaaagaaaaaaaaagaaagaggaacGCATGGACTCAACACCACTTGCAGAGCAGCAACGTCGATGAGATGGGGTGCTGAGAGTCAGAGGCACGCACGCGCCAGCGCAGGACGTAGAAGCCTTCGGGCATGGTGTCGAAGGACATGGGCGCGGGGTTGAAGGGGATGCCCAGGCACATCACGCCGCAGGTGCGGTCAGGGTGCTGCAGCGCAAACTCGTACGCCGGCATGGCGCCGAAGTCCTTGCCGACCAAGAACGCCTGCACGCGCCGAAGAAGAGGCAAACAGACAGTTACAGCCACGGCTGATCTCTCGTTGATCAGCAGGTTTTGAGTGCTCTGTGTCCTAATCCTACCTTGGGGATGGAGTAGGCGTCGAGGATGGCGAGCacgtcggcgacgaggtcgtCCCAGGAGGCCTCCTCGTTCTCCGGCGGCTGGTCCGAGAGGCCGTACCCGCGGCAGTCCGGCGCGATGGCGCGGTAcccggcggcggccacggccaGCATCTGGTGGCGCCACGAGTACCATATCTCCGGGAAGCCGTGCAGGAACACCACCGTCCCAAGCTCACCTGCCACAAGCCCACAAGGAAACCAACGTTGGGGAGGGGGGATCGAATGGAGCGCGGCGTGCGGCCACGGCCAAGAGTATGCAGCAGAGGCCAGAGGCTAGAGGCAACCTCACCTTTGCCGACCTGCGCGACGTGGATGTTGAGCCCGCGGATGGGGAGGTGGGTGTGTTCGATCTCCTGCGCCATTGCTGCTTTCGCTGCTGCTCCTCGAggcaagtgggcagtggagtgCCCAGGCAGTGAAATAGATGTGCACCAACGGCTCGGCACAAgcttatcaaaaaaaaaaaactacgGCCTCGTCACTTTCCCATTTGTCTGGTGCCTCGGGCTTGTATTTCCTTCCTCCAGCCTTCCGCTACGTCGCTTGCAGCCTTGGTATCTTCTCCTCCTCTTTGTTTTTGATCCTCGGTGGTGTCTTCTCAAAAACAGGACACATACTGCACAATCTGGAATCTCAGGATCCGTGGATCAGCATCGCTGCACCAGTGTCCAGTGGTGTGTCCAGCATGCAAGGCCAAGGGCTTTGGGCCCACTGCTCAGAACATGTTCGTATGTCCTTTTCCCACCTGCAGGACGGTCGTAAATGCCCATGGAAACATATGTAAACTGAAAATCATGCAGCACAGTAACTGATTCGCCACCGTCTGAGGATTGACTTTTTATGCCGTGGTCGGTGAAACTTGCAGCCAGGAATCACGAGGGCATTTACCTTATTGGCTCTTTGACTGTCAGTTTTCAGGCCCCCGTGCGACCTGTTTACTGTTTTCGCCTCCAGAAATCACATGCTGGTTAAGCAATTCTTGTCGACCTCTTCTAGGCTCCAGAACCTGAAAGTCCAGATGCCTCGGTATGGAAGAACTGGGGCAGATCTTCCATTAACCTTAGGGGCTGATTAGATCCCCGGACTATCGGATATTTGGACACCAATTAAAAGTATTATATATAAGTTAATTACAaaattaattatataaacagagactaattcgcgagatgattACATTAGAGTTCCGTTTGGATCAT from Panicum hallii strain FIL2 chromosome 9, PHallii_v3.1, whole genome shotgun sequence includes:
- the LOC112876243 gene encoding bifunctional epoxide hydrolase 2-like; amino-acid sequence: MAQEIEHTHLPIRGLNIHVAQVGKGELGTVVFLHGFPEIWYSWRHQMLAVAAAGYRAIAPDCRGYGLSDQPPENEEASWDDLVADVLAILDAYSIPKAFLVGKDFGAMPAYEFALQHPDRTCGVMCLGIPFNPAPMSFDTMPEGFYVLRWREPGRAEADFGRYDVRRVVRTIYVLFAGAEIPTAKEGQEIMDLADLSTPLPEWFTEEDLDAYAKLYEKSGFRYPLQMPYRALHKIPNRMDAKFQVPVFMVMGEKDYCFKFPGFETALKSGAMETFAPDLKITYIPEGSHFVQEQLPEQVNELLLGFLKDLPVVVAA